The Zeimonas sediminis genome window below encodes:
- a CDS encoding sulfite exporter TauE/SafE family protein, whose protein sequence is MRAPRQAGDFPVIDFPLLFWFLLLGSFTGFAAGLLGIGGGMLMVPFITMLLSTRGFPIDIVVKVAIATSLTTILFTSLSSVRAHHKRGAVRWDVVRTLAPGMVIGSLAGAQVAHLLKGNLLAISFAVFVGFMATQMLFKREVKADRVLPGPRGMLGAGGIIGVISAIVGAGGGFVTVPFLTRSNVRIHEAVATSAACGFPIALAGTLGYVIAGWNLELPAGTVGYVYLPALVCIVATSMLTAPFGAKTAHAMSVAGLKRVFALLLYALCLYMLWKGLAG, encoded by the coding sequence ATGCGCGCACCTCGCCAGGCCGGAGATTTTCCCGTGATCGACTTCCCGCTGCTCTTCTGGTTCCTGCTGCTGGGCAGCTTCACCGGCTTCGCCGCCGGCCTGCTGGGCATCGGCGGCGGCATGCTGATGGTTCCCTTCATCACGATGCTGCTGTCCACGCGCGGCTTCCCGATCGACATCGTCGTCAAGGTCGCGATCGCCACCTCGCTGACCACCATCCTGTTCACCTCGCTGTCCAGCGTTCGCGCCCACCACAAGCGCGGCGCGGTCCGATGGGACGTGGTCCGCACGCTGGCTCCCGGCATGGTGATCGGCTCGCTGGCCGGCGCCCAGGTCGCGCACCTGCTCAAGGGCAACCTGCTCGCGATCTCCTTCGCGGTGTTCGTCGGCTTCATGGCAACGCAGATGCTGTTCAAGCGCGAAGTGAAGGCCGACCGCGTGCTGCCCGGCCCGCGCGGCATGCTCGGCGCCGGCGGAATCATCGGCGTGATCTCGGCGATCGTCGGCGCCGGCGGCGGCTTCGTCACCGTGCCCTTCCTGACCCGCTCGAACGTCAGGATCCACGAGGCGGTCGCCACCAGCGCTGCCTGCGGCTTCCCGATCGCGCTGGCGGGCACGCTCGGCTACGTCATCGCGGGCTGGAACCTCGAGCTGCCGGCGGGCACGGTCGGCTACGTGTACCTGCCCGCGCTGGTGTGCATCGTTGCCACGAGCATGCTGACCGCGCCCTTCGGCGCGAAGACCGCCCACGCGATGTCGGTGGCGGGCCTCAAGCGCGTGTTCGCGCTTTTGCTTTACGCGCTCTGCCTGTACATGCTCTGGAAGGGCCTGGCGGGCTGA
- a CDS encoding CaiB/BaiF CoA transferase family protein, protein MSGPLSHIKVLDLSRVLAGPWAGQNLADMGADVIKIERPVKGDDSRAFGPPWMKDADGKDTSEAAYFCAANRGKRSLTADISKPEAQEMIRKLAAKCDVVIENYKYGDLARYGLGYEDIKAVNPGIVYCSITGFGQTGPWKERPGYDFMAQGMSGLMSITGSPESETDRYGVRFGVPIIDILTGMYGTIAICAALAHRAETGKGQHLDISLLDSALALTSIQGMNWIATGESPGRIGNAHPNIVPYQVFPTADGSVIVACGNDNLYRKYCAAAGHPELADDPRFATNAKRVENRAIITPILDGIMKRKTTKEWCAILDEAGVANGPINTIGQAFEEPQAVARGALFDIPHPLAGTARLIASPLRFSETPVEYAKAPPVLGQHSEEILQQELGLSADEIAALRANKVI, encoded by the coding sequence ATGAGCGGCCCCCTTTCCCACATCAAGGTTCTCGACCTCAGCCGGGTGCTTGCCGGCCCCTGGGCGGGCCAGAACCTGGCCGACATGGGGGCCGACGTGATCAAGATCGAGCGCCCGGTCAAGGGCGACGACTCGCGCGCGTTCGGCCCGCCCTGGATGAAGGACGCCGACGGCAAGGACACCAGCGAGGCGGCCTACTTCTGCGCGGCCAACCGCGGCAAGCGCTCTCTGACGGCCGACATCTCGAAGCCCGAAGCGCAGGAGATGATCCGCAAGCTCGCCGCGAAGTGCGACGTCGTCATCGAGAACTACAAGTACGGCGACCTGGCGCGCTACGGCCTGGGCTACGAGGACATCAAGGCGGTGAATCCCGGCATCGTCTACTGCTCGATCACCGGATTCGGCCAGACCGGCCCCTGGAAGGAGCGCCCCGGCTACGACTTCATGGCGCAGGGCATGAGCGGCCTGATGAGCATCACCGGCTCGCCCGAGTCCGAGACCGACCGCTACGGCGTGCGCTTCGGCGTGCCGATCATCGACATCCTGACCGGCATGTACGGAACGATCGCGATCTGCGCGGCGCTCGCGCACCGCGCCGAGACCGGCAAGGGCCAGCACCTGGACATCTCGCTGCTCGACTCGGCGCTGGCGCTCACCTCGATCCAGGGCATGAACTGGATCGCGACCGGCGAATCGCCGGGCCGCATCGGCAACGCGCACCCGAACATCGTGCCCTACCAGGTGTTCCCGACCGCCGACGGCAGCGTCATCGTGGCCTGCGGCAACGACAACCTGTACCGCAAGTACTGCGCGGCGGCCGGCCACCCCGAGCTCGCCGACGACCCGCGCTTCGCGACCAACGCCAAGCGGGTCGAGAACCGCGCGATCATCACGCCGATCCTCGACGGGATCATGAAGCGGAAGACCACGAAGGAGTGGTGCGCGATCCTCGACGAGGCGGGCGTGGCCAACGGCCCGATCAACACGATCGGCCAGGCCTTCGAGGAGCCCCAGGCGGTGGCGCGCGGCGCGCTGTTCGACATACCGCACCCGCTGGCCGGCACGGCGCGGCTGATCGCCAGCCCGCTGCGCTTCTCGGAAACGCCGGTCGAGTACGCGAAGGCGCCGCCGGTGCTGGGCCAGCACAGCGAGGAGATCCTCCAGCAGGAGCTCGGCCTGTCGGCCGACGAGATCGCCGCGCTTCGCGCCAACAAGGTCATCTGA
- a CDS encoding malonyl-CoA decarboxylase: MNQVGAVFERFRKARKDARERAALDQLLDDARQLMTERGESNSIAIATRALGHYRHLGADAVQRFFEVLASEYDPDPAEMLALAQQYAETRSPEALIALQRVADPPRQALLRRLNLAPGGTGTLVAMRARLLERLKGDASLKAVDADFQHLLSSWFNPGFLQLAEVDWNSPAQLLEKIIHHEAVHEIDGWADLRRRLEPDRRCFAFFHPALPDEPLIFVEVALLEEMPSAIAPLLDRKGEPQADADRFRVAAFYSISNCQPGLRGVNLGNFLIKRVADRLKQQFPKLKTFCTLSPIPGFAGWLAKVETLESSRLKPAAVAGLQAGLDELRERYGKDWSLLATPPEEGGARTAEARRLDADRQMLHRLCAFFLLHTAPGDARGSDPVARFHLNNGARLERINPAADLSRKGIRQSHGLMVNYLYDLDEIEANHEKFVDGRVSASRAVLSMP; encoded by the coding sequence ATGAACCAGGTCGGTGCAGTGTTCGAACGCTTCCGGAAGGCCCGGAAGGACGCCCGCGAGCGGGCCGCACTCGATCAGCTGCTCGACGACGCGCGGCAGCTGATGACCGAGCGCGGCGAGTCGAACAGCATCGCGATCGCGACCCGCGCGCTCGGCCACTACCGCCATCTGGGCGCCGACGCGGTCCAGCGTTTCTTCGAGGTGCTGGCGAGCGAGTACGACCCCGACCCGGCCGAGATGCTGGCGCTCGCCCAGCAGTACGCCGAGACCCGCTCGCCCGAGGCGCTGATCGCGCTGCAGAGGGTGGCCGATCCGCCCCGCCAGGCGCTGCTGCGCAGGCTGAACCTGGCGCCCGGCGGCACCGGCACGCTGGTCGCGATGCGCGCCCGGCTGCTCGAGCGCCTGAAGGGCGACGCGTCGCTGAAGGCGGTCGACGCCGACTTCCAGCACCTGCTGTCGTCGTGGTTCAACCCGGGCTTCCTGCAGCTGGCCGAGGTCGACTGGAACTCTCCGGCGCAGCTGCTCGAGAAGATCATCCACCACGAGGCGGTGCACGAGATCGACGGCTGGGCCGACCTGCGCCGCCGGCTCGAGCCCGACCGCCGCTGCTTCGCCTTCTTCCACCCGGCGCTGCCCGACGAGCCGCTGATCTTCGTCGAGGTGGCGCTGCTCGAGGAAATGCCCTCGGCGATCGCGCCGCTGCTCGACCGCAAGGGGGAGCCGCAGGCCGACGCCGACCGCTTCCGGGTGGCGGCGTTCTACTCGATCTCGAACTGCCAGCCCGGGCTGCGCGGGGTCAATCTCGGCAACTTCCTGATCAAGCGCGTCGCGGATCGCCTGAAGCAACAGTTCCCGAAGCTGAAGACCTTCTGCACGCTGTCGCCGATCCCGGGCTTCGCGGGCTGGCTGGCCAAGGTCGAGACGCTCGAGTCCTCGCGGCTCAAGCCGGCAGCGGTGGCCGGCCTGCAGGCCGGGCTCGACGAACTGCGCGAGCGCTACGGCAAGGACTGGTCGCTGCTCGCCACGCCGCCCGAAGAGGGCGGCGCGCGCACCGCCGAGGCCAGGCGGCTGGACGCGGACCGTCAGATGCTGCACCGGCTGTGCGCGTTCTTCCTGCTGCACACGGCGCCGGGCGATGCCCGCGGCTCCGACCCGGTGGCGCGCTTTCACCTGAACAACGGCGCCCGGCTCGAGCGGATCAATCCGGCGGCCGACCTGTCGCGCAAGGGGATCAGGCAGTCGCACGGCCTGATGGTCAACTACCTGTACGACCTCGACGAGATCGAGGCCAACCACGAGAAGTTCGTCGACGGCCGGGTCAGCGCGTCGCGCGCGGTGCTGTCGATGCCCTGA
- the lgt gene encoding prolipoprotein diacylglyceryl transferase has product MLVHPQFDPIAFSLGPVAVRWYGLMYLVAFALLFLLGRARIRAGAPSVPPKFGVRDLEDLLFWGAIGTVLGGRLGYVLFYKPGHFLANPLDIPMVWQGGMAFHGGLLGVIAAMALFAWRRGWPFLRIADFIAPLVPLGLAAGRMGNFINGELWGRPTDLPWGLVFPQAGDGIARHPSQLYQFAGEGLLLFAIVWLFSSKPRPMGAVSGVFLAGYGALRFLAEFGREPDAFLGLLGFGLSMGQWLSLPMIAIGLALLAFSRRAAPVEERK; this is encoded by the coding sequence ATGCTCGTTCACCCGCAGTTCGACCCGATCGCCTTCAGCCTTGGACCGGTGGCCGTACGCTGGTACGGCCTGATGTACCTGGTCGCGTTCGCGCTGCTGTTCCTGCTGGGCCGCGCCCGTATCCGCGCCGGCGCGCCGTCGGTGCCGCCGAAGTTCGGCGTGCGCGACCTCGAGGACCTGCTGTTCTGGGGCGCGATCGGCACGGTGCTCGGGGGGCGGCTCGGCTACGTGCTGTTCTACAAGCCCGGCCACTTCCTCGCCAACCCGCTCGACATCCCGATGGTCTGGCAGGGGGGCATGGCCTTCCACGGCGGCCTGCTCGGGGTCATCGCGGCGATGGCGCTCTTTGCGTGGCGGCGCGGCTGGCCCTTCCTGCGCATCGCGGACTTCATCGCGCCGCTGGTGCCGCTCGGCCTGGCGGCGGGGCGCATGGGCAACTTCATCAACGGCGAGCTCTGGGGCAGGCCCACCGACCTGCCCTGGGGCCTGGTGTTCCCGCAGGCCGGCGACGGCATCGCGCGACATCCTTCCCAGCTGTACCAGTTCGCCGGCGAGGGCCTGCTGCTGTTCGCGATCGTCTGGCTGTTCTCGTCGAAGCCCCGGCCGATGGGCGCGGTCTCGGGCGTATTCCTGGCAGGTTACGGGGCGCTGCGCTTCCTGGCCGAGTTCGGCCGCGAACCCGATGCCTTCCTGGGCCTGCTCGGCTTCGGGCTGTCGATGGGACAGTGGCTCAGCCTGCCGATGATCGCGATCGGACTGGCGCTGCTGGCATTCTCGAGGCGCGCTGCGCCGGTGGAGGAACGGAAATGA
- the ilvD gene encoding dihydroxy-acid dehydratase, with the protein MTANRRSRNITEGVARAPNRSMYYAMGYEKSDFANPMIGIANGHSTITPCNSGLQVLADAAVEAVKAAGGNPQVFGTPTISDGMSMGTEGMKYSLISREVIADCVETSVQGQWMDGVLVIGGCDKNMPGGMMGIMRANVPAIYVYGGTIKPGRWKGQDLNIVSVFEAVGEFSRGRMSEEDFEGIERNAIPGTGSCGGMYTANTMSSSFEALGMSLLGSSTMANPDDEKRQSAAESARVLVEAVRKDLKPLDIVTKKSIENAVTLIMATGGSTNAVLHYLAIAHSAGIDWSIDDFERIRKRVPIICDLKPSGKYLATDLHRAGGIPQVLKILLNAGLIHGDCLTITGRTLAEELKDVPDAPRADQDVIFPIDKALYKQGHLAILKGNLSPEGAVAKITGLKNPVITGPARVFDDEQSALQAILDGKIVAGDIMILRYLGPKGAPGMPEMLAPTSAIIGAGLGESVGLITDGRFSGGTWGMVVGHVAPEAAVGGPIGLVREGDSITIDAHQLLLQVNVSEEELAKRRAEWKAPEQPYKRGVLAKFNALTSSASRGAVLDDF; encoded by the coding sequence ATGACCGCGAACCGCCGCAGCCGCAACATCACCGAGGGCGTCGCCCGCGCGCCCAACCGCTCGATGTACTACGCGATGGGGTACGAGAAGAGCGACTTCGCCAACCCGATGATCGGCATCGCCAACGGACACAGCACGATCACGCCGTGCAACAGCGGCCTTCAGGTGCTGGCCGACGCGGCGGTCGAGGCGGTCAAGGCCGCCGGCGGCAACCCGCAGGTCTTCGGCACGCCCACGATCTCCGACGGCATGTCGATGGGCACCGAGGGCATGAAGTACTCGCTGATCTCGCGCGAGGTCATCGCCGACTGCGTCGAGACCTCGGTGCAGGGCCAGTGGATGGACGGCGTGCTGGTCATCGGCGGCTGCGACAAGAACATGCCCGGCGGCATGATGGGCATCATGCGCGCCAACGTGCCGGCCATCTACGTTTACGGCGGCACGATCAAGCCGGGCCGCTGGAAGGGACAGGACCTGAACATCGTCTCGGTCTTCGAGGCGGTGGGCGAATTCTCGCGCGGCCGGATGAGCGAGGAAGACTTCGAGGGCATCGAGCGCAACGCGATCCCCGGCACCGGTTCCTGCGGCGGCATGTACACCGCCAACACGATGTCCTCGTCGTTCGAGGCGCTGGGCATGAGCCTGCTCGGCTCTTCGACCATGGCCAACCCCGACGACGAGAAGCGCCAGTCGGCCGCCGAGTCGGCGCGCGTGCTGGTCGAAGCGGTCCGCAAGGACCTGAAGCCGCTCGACATCGTCACGAAGAAGTCGATCGAGAACGCGGTCACGCTGATCATGGCCACCGGCGGCTCGACCAACGCGGTGCTGCACTACCTGGCGATCGCGCACTCGGCCGGCATCGACTGGTCGATCGACGACTTCGAGCGCATCCGCAAGCGGGTGCCGATCATCTGCGACCTCAAGCCCTCGGGCAAGTACCTTGCCACCGACCTGCACCGCGCCGGCGGCATCCCGCAGGTGCTGAAGATCCTGCTGAACGCCGGGCTGATCCACGGCGACTGCCTCACGATCACCGGCCGCACGCTGGCCGAGGAACTGAAGGACGTCCCCGATGCGCCGCGCGCCGACCAGGACGTCATCTTCCCGATCGACAAGGCGCTGTACAAGCAGGGCCACCTGGCGATCCTGAAGGGCAACCTGTCGCCCGAAGGGGCGGTGGCCAAGATCACCGGCCTGAAGAACCCGGTCATCACCGGACCGGCGCGCGTGTTCGACGACGAGCAGAGCGCGCTGCAGGCGATCCTCGACGGCAAGATCGTCGCCGGCGACATCATGATCCTGCGCTACCTGGGCCCGAAGGGCGCGCCCGGCATGCCCGAGATGCTCGCCCCCACGTCGGCGATCATCGGTGCCGGGCTGGGCGAGTCGGTCGGCCTGATCACCGACGGCCGCTTCTCGGGCGGCACCTGGGGGATGGTCGTCGGCCACGTGGCGCCCGAGGCCGCGGTCGGCGGCCCGATCGGACTGGTGCGCGAAGGCGACTCGATCACGATCGACGCGCACCAGCTGTTGCTCCAGGTCAACGTCAGTGAAGAAGAGCTGGCGAAGCGCCGGGCCGAGTGGAAGGCACCCGAGCAGCCGTACAAGCGCGGCGTGCTGGCCAAGTTCAACGCGCTGACCAGCAGCGCGAGCCGCGGCGCGGTGCTCGACGACTTCTGA
- a CDS encoding TIGR04438 family Trp-rich protein: MPFVWTGVLLLALRAFGIEPVSEWSWGWILAPFACAFVWFEIVEPLFGLDRVADPGEALAETRRKRIEAMFPHFRFRRRPVRSAATTDDGTG; the protein is encoded by the coding sequence ATGCCGTTCGTCTGGACTGGAGTCTTGCTGCTGGCGCTGCGCGCGTTCGGCATCGAGCCGGTGTCGGAATGGTCGTGGGGATGGATCCTGGCCCCCTTCGCCTGCGCCTTCGTGTGGTTCGAGATCGTCGAACCGCTGTTCGGGCTCGATCGGGTCGCCGATCCGGGCGAAGCGCTGGCAGAGACCCGCCGCAAGCGGATCGAGGCGATGTTCCCGCACTTCAGGTTCAGGCGCCGCCCGGTGCGCAGCGCCGCCACCACGGACGACGGCACCGGCTGA
- a CDS encoding c-type cytochrome — MKAIRTLSLAVALACASGAAMASADLAKAKNCLACHAEAKKLIGPAFKDVAAKYANDKDAVAKLSEKIRKGGVGVWGQIPMPANPQVSEAEGETLAKWVLSIK, encoded by the coding sequence ATGAAAGCGATTCGCACCCTCTCGCTCGCCGTCGCCCTCGCCTGTGCGTCGGGCGCCGCCATGGCCAGCGCCGACCTGGCCAAGGCCAAGAACTGCCTGGCCTGCCACGCCGAGGCCAAGAAGCTGATCGGCCCCGCCTTCAAGGACGTCGCCGCCAAGTACGCGAACGACAAGGATGCGGTCGCCAAGCTGTCCGAGAAGATCCGCAAGGGCGGCGTGGGCGTCTGGGGCCAGATCCCGATGCCGGCCAACCCGCAGGTTTCCGAGGCCGAGGGCGAGACCCTCGCCAAGTGGGTCCTGAGCATCAAGTGA
- a CDS encoding branched-chain amino acid ABC transporter permease, giving the protein MFNFDILLQQILNGLVLGSVYALVALGYTMVYGILQLINFAHGEVLMIGAMVAVWLVPTLLAAGVPGPLVLLIVTLAAIPVCMLLSVFIERVAYRPLRNAPRLAPLITAIGMSIVLQTVAMIIWKPNPIVFPDLLPTDPVPIFGAILAPKQILILVVAASLMVGLVTLVNKTKLGRAMRATAENPRIASLMGVNANQVIAATFAIGAALAAVAGVLVAMNYNIVHFSMGFIPGLKAFTAAVLGGIGNITGAVVGGLLLGVIESLGAGYIGDLTGGFLGSHYQDIFAFAVLILVLLFRPSGIMGERVADRA; this is encoded by the coding sequence TTGTTCAATTTCGACATCCTGCTCCAGCAGATCCTGAACGGCCTCGTGCTGGGCAGCGTCTATGCGCTGGTCGCCCTCGGCTACACGATGGTCTACGGCATCCTGCAGCTGATCAACTTCGCGCACGGCGAGGTGCTGATGATCGGGGCGATGGTCGCGGTCTGGCTGGTGCCCACCCTGCTTGCGGCCGGCGTGCCCGGGCCGCTGGTGCTGCTGATCGTGACGCTCGCCGCGATCCCGGTCTGCATGCTGCTGTCGGTCTTCATCGAGCGCGTCGCCTACAGGCCGCTCCGCAACGCGCCCCGGCTCGCGCCGCTGATCACCGCGATCGGCATGTCGATCGTGCTGCAGACGGTCGCGATGATCATCTGGAAGCCGAATCCGATCGTGTTCCCGGACCTGCTGCCCACCGACCCGGTGCCGATCTTCGGCGCGATCCTGGCGCCCAAGCAGATCCTGATCCTGGTCGTGGCCGCCTCGCTGATGGTGGGCCTGGTCACGCTGGTCAACAAGACCAAGCTGGGTCGCGCGATGCGCGCCACCGCCGAGAACCCCCGGATCGCCAGCCTGATGGGCGTCAACGCCAACCAGGTGATCGCGGCCACGTTCGCGATCGGCGCGGCGCTGGCCGCGGTGGCCGGCGTGCTGGTCGCGATGAACTACAACATCGTGCACTTCTCGATGGGCTTCATCCCGGGCCTGAAGGCCTTCACCGCCGCGGTGCTGGGCGGGATCGGCAACATCACCGGCGCGGTGGTCGGCGGCCTGCTGCTCGGGGTGATCGAGAGCCTGGGGGCCGGCTACATCGGCGACCTGACCGGCGGCTTCCTGGGCAGCCACTACCAGGACATCTTCGCGTTCGCGGTGCTGATCCTGGTGCTGCTGTTCCGGCCGTCCGGGATCATGGGCGAGCGCGTCGCCGACCGGGCCTGA
- a CDS encoding ABC transporter permease subunit, whose protein sequence is MITHFVPSLTGKPRAAFAATIVIALVLAVLPFVLGMGGNRWVRMADFALLYVMLALGLNIVVGYAGLLDLGYVAFYAVGAYMYALLASPHLAMNFPWIAATFPDGLHSSIWMVVPLGAGLAAIFGILLGTPVLRLRGDYLAIVTLGFGEIIRIFMNNLNAPLNFTNGPQGISNIDPVRIGGVDFSRNLEIGGFTIPSVTLYYYLFLVLTIGVIVVSIRLQDSRIGRAWMAVREDEIAAKAMGINVRNMKLLAFAMGASFGGVSGAMFASFQGFVSPESFILMESIVIVAMVVLGGMGHVPGVILGAILLYAIPETLREVAKPVQLALFGDELIPAEALRMLLFGLSLVLIMLFRPTGIWPAPKHGIRPTRAGLPAEAAGAPAAAGRPGA, encoded by the coding sequence ATGATCACGCACTTCGTTCCTTCGCTGACCGGCAAGCCGCGCGCCGCCTTCGCGGCCACGATCGTCATCGCGCTGGTGCTGGCGGTGCTCCCCTTCGTGCTGGGCATGGGCGGCAACCGCTGGGTGCGGATGGCCGACTTCGCGCTGCTGTACGTGATGCTCGCGCTGGGCCTGAACATCGTCGTCGGCTACGCGGGGCTGCTGGACCTCGGCTACGTCGCCTTCTACGCGGTCGGCGCCTACATGTACGCGCTGCTCGCGTCGCCGCACCTGGCGATGAACTTTCCGTGGATCGCGGCCACCTTCCCCGACGGCCTGCACAGCTCGATCTGGATGGTGGTGCCTCTGGGCGCGGGGCTGGCGGCGATATTCGGGATCCTGCTCGGCACGCCGGTGCTCAGGCTGCGCGGCGACTACCTGGCGATCGTCACGCTGGGCTTCGGCGAGATCATCCGGATCTTCATGAACAACCTGAACGCGCCGCTGAACTTCACCAACGGCCCGCAGGGAATCAGCAACATCGACCCGGTGCGCATCGGCGGCGTCGACTTCTCGCGCAACCTCGAGATAGGCGGGTTCACGATCCCGTCGGTCACCTTGTACTACTACCTGTTCCTCGTGCTGACGATCGGCGTGATCGTCGTGTCGATCCGCCTGCAGGACTCGCGGATCGGCCGCGCCTGGATGGCGGTGCGCGAGGACGAGATCGCCGCGAAGGCGATGGGCATCAACGTGCGCAACATGAAGCTGCTCGCGTTCGCGATGGGCGCATCGTTCGGCGGCGTGTCGGGCGCGATGTTCGCGTCCTTCCAGGGCTTCGTGTCGCCCGAGAGCTTCATCCTGATGGAGTCGATCGTCATCGTGGCCATGGTCGTGCTGGGCGGCATGGGCCACGTGCCCGGCGTGATCCTCGGCGCGATCCTGCTCTACGCGATCCCCGAGACGCTGCGCGAGGTCGCCAAGCCGGTGCAGCTGGCCTTGTTCGGCGACGAGCTGATCCCGGCCGAGGCTCTGCGGATGCTGCTGTTCGGCCTGTCGCTGGTGCTGATCATGCTGTTCCGCCCGACCGGCATCTGGCCGGCGCCCAAGCACGGCATCCGGCCGACCCGCGCGGGGCTGCCTGCCGAGGCCGCCGGCGCGCCGGCAGCCGCCGGCCGGCCGGGCGCCTGA
- a CDS encoding ABC transporter ATP-binding protein → MSDLLLSVSGVNKRFGGLQALSDVGLQIRRGQIYGLIGPNGAGKTTFFNVITGLYTPDSGSFELDGQAYEPTAVHKVAQAGIARTFQNIRLFGEMTAVENVMVGRHVRTKAGVVGAVFRSGSQRAEEDAIRKRALELLDYVGIGRYADYQARTLSYGDQRRLEIARALATEPRLLALDEPAAGMNATEKLTLRDLLKSISGDGVTILLIEHDVKLVMGLCDRVTVLDYGKVIAEGVPAEVQRNPAVIEAYLGTAAAH, encoded by the coding sequence ATGAGCGATCTCCTGCTTTCGGTGAGCGGCGTCAACAAGCGCTTCGGCGGCCTGCAGGCCCTGTCCGACGTCGGCCTGCAGATCCGGCGCGGCCAGATCTACGGCCTGATCGGCCCCAACGGCGCCGGCAAGACGACTTTCTTCAACGTGATCACCGGGCTGTACACGCCCGACTCGGGCAGCTTCGAGCTCGACGGCCAGGCCTACGAACCGACCGCGGTCCACAAGGTCGCGCAGGCCGGCATCGCCCGCACCTTCCAGAACATCCGCCTGTTCGGCGAGATGACCGCGGTCGAGAACGTGATGGTCGGCCGGCACGTGCGAACGAAGGCCGGCGTGGTCGGCGCGGTGTTCCGCAGCGGCTCGCAGCGCGCCGAGGAAGACGCGATCCGCAAGCGCGCGCTCGAGTTGCTCGACTACGTCGGAATCGGCCGCTACGCCGATTACCAGGCGCGCACGCTGTCCTACGGCGACCAGCGCAGGCTGGAGATCGCCCGGGCGCTGGCCACCGAGCCGCGCCTGCTCGCGCTCGACGAGCCGGCCGCGGGCATGAACGCCACCGAGAAGCTCACGCTGCGCGACCTGCTCAAGAGCATCAGCGGCGACGGCGTCACGATCCTGCTGATCGAGCACGACGTGAAGCTGGTGATGGGGCTCTGCGATCGCGTGACCGTGCTCGACTACGGCAAGGTGATCGCCGAGGGCGTGCCGGCCGAGGTCCAGCGCAATCCCGCCGTCATCGAGGCCTACCTCGGCACGGCCGCCGCGCACTGA
- a CDS encoding ABC transporter ATP-binding protein, with translation MSDTVLSIRGLQVAYGGIQAVKGVDLEVHEGELVALIGANGAGKTSTLKAVTGTLPWAGGDVQYRGASIRGLGAYDLVGRGLAMVPEGRGVFARMTITENLQMGAYTRRDAAGVRADIERMFETFPRLKERADQLAGTMSGGEQQMLAMARALMSRPSLLLLDEPSMGLSPIMVEKIFEVVREVSAQGTTILLVEQNAKLALECATRGYVMDSGLVTMTGPAKQMLDDPRVRAAYLGEEADA, from the coding sequence ATGTCCGACACGGTACTGAGCATCAGGGGCCTGCAGGTCGCCTACGGCGGCATCCAGGCAGTCAAGGGGGTCGACCTCGAGGTGCACGAGGGCGAGCTGGTCGCGCTGATCGGCGCCAACGGCGCCGGCAAGACCAGCACGCTGAAGGCGGTCACCGGCACCCTGCCCTGGGCCGGCGGCGACGTGCAGTATCGCGGCGCATCGATCCGCGGGCTCGGCGCCTACGACCTGGTCGGGCGCGGGCTGGCGATGGTGCCCGAGGGCCGCGGCGTGTTCGCGCGGATGACTATCACCGAGAACCTGCAGATGGGCGCCTACACGCGCCGCGACGCGGCCGGCGTGCGGGCCGACATCGAGCGCATGTTCGAGACCTTCCCGCGCCTGAAGGAGCGCGCCGACCAGCTGGCCGGCACGATGTCGGGCGGCGAGCAGCAGATGCTCGCGATGGCGCGCGCGCTGATGAGCAGGCCCTCGCTGCTGCTGCTCGACGAGCCCTCGATGGGCCTGTCGCCGATCATGGTCGAGAAGATCTTCGAGGTGGTGCGCGAGGTGTCGGCGCAGGGCACGACGATCCTGCTGGTCGAGCAGAACGCGAAGCTCGCGCTCGAGTGCGCGACCCGCGGCTACGTGATGGACTCGGGCCTGGTCACGATGACCGGCCCGGCGAAGCAGATGCTCGACGATCCGCGGGTGCGGGCGGCCTACCTGGGCGAGGAAGCGGACGCCTGA